The Pedobacter roseus genome contains a region encoding:
- the rplE gene encoding 50S ribosomal protein L5: MMATPRLKSKYKEEVVNALKEKFQYKTVMQVPKLEKICINQGVGRFSVTDKKIMDTTIVELTTITGQQAVPANSKKDISNFKLRKGMPVGVRVTLRDNNMYEFLDRLISVALPRIRDFKGINDKGFDGKGNYTLGVTEQIIFPEINIDKINKILGMDITFVTSAKSDVEALELLKQFGLPFKNQKTAE, from the coding sequence ATAATGGCTACACCAAGATTAAAAAGCAAATACAAAGAAGAAGTTGTAAATGCACTAAAAGAGAAATTTCAGTACAAAACTGTAATGCAGGTTCCTAAATTGGAAAAAATCTGTATCAATCAGGGTGTTGGTCGTTTTTCTGTTACAGATAAAAAGATTATGGATACCACTATCGTTGAGTTGACTACCATTACTGGTCAGCAAGCGGTTCCGGCTAACTCTAAGAAAGATATCTCTAACTTTAAATTACGTAAAGGTATGCCAGTAGGTGTACGTGTTACTTTACGCGATAACAATATGTACGAGTTCTTAGATCGTTTGATCTCTGTAGCTTTGCCACGTATCCGTGATTTCAAAGGTATTAACGATAAAGGTTTTGATGGAAAAGGTAACTATACATTAGGAGTTACTGAGCAAATCATCTTCCCAGAGATTAATATAGATAAAATCAATAAAATTTTAGGGATGGATATAACTTTCGTAACTTCGGCAAAATCTGACGTTGAGGCTCTTGAGTTATTGAAACAATTCGGATTACCATTT
- the rplX gene encoding 50S ribosomal protein L24, whose protein sequence is MGNKVNTPSKLKIRTGDLVKVIAGDSKGQQGKVLSVQIDKNRAIVEGVNLVSKHTKPNAANPNGGIIKKEAALHISNLMLVDPKSGKATRVGRKLNADGKLVRVAKISGEEIK, encoded by the coding sequence ATGGGAAACAAAGTAAATACACCATCAAAACTTAAAATCCGCACAGGAGATTTAGTTAAAGTAATTGCTGGCGATTCAAAAGGTCAACAAGGAAAAGTACTTTCAGTACAAATAGATAAAAACAGAGCCATTGTAGAAGGCGTTAATTTAGTATCTAAACATACTAAACCAAATGCTGCTAATCCTAACGGTGGTATTATTAAAAAAGAAGCTGCTCTTCACATTTCTAACTTGATGTTGGTTGATCCAAAATCTGGTAAAGCTACCCGCGTAGGTCGTAAACTTAACGCAGATGGTAAATTAGTTAGAGTTGCTAAAATTTCAGGAGAGGAGATTAAATAA